A single genomic interval of Lepisosteus oculatus isolate fLepOcu1 chromosome 12, fLepOcu1.hap2, whole genome shotgun sequence harbors:
- the ndufb3 gene encoding NADH dehydrogenase [ubiquinone] 1 beta subcomplex subunit 3, producing MGHDHGHGKLEMPDYRQWKVDGTPLEETQKRLAQLGLKDPWARNEAWRFMGGFAKPVTFRNVLFRGFKWGFAAFVVALGVEYALFPPKKGHH from the exons ATGGGTCACGATCATGGACACGGCAAACTGGAAATGCCAGACTACAGACAGTGGAAAGTTGACGGCACCCCCCTGGAAGAGACACAGAAGAGGCTTGCTCAGCTGGGGCTGAAAGATCCTTGGGCTCG AAACGAAGCTTGGAGATTCATGGGTGGCTTTGCTAAACCAGTTACCTTCAGAAATGTCCTCTTCAGAGGCTTCAAGTGGGGCTTTGCAGCATTTGTGGTTGCGCTCGGAGTGGAGTACGCCTTG